A portion of the Sphaerodactylus townsendi isolate TG3544 unplaced genomic scaffold, MPM_Stown_v2.3 scaffold_20, whole genome shotgun sequence genome contains these proteins:
- the LOC125425162 gene encoding C-X-C motif chemokine 10-like — protein sequence MQPSSRQQETGLHKGIPTIVIMNVVFAVFLCAAILLGTGIQGVPTTGKGRCMCPSTGSNVHWKHLRKVEIFPASSSCDRVEIIATLKTSGERQCLDPDSRAAQVMLARIAQNRASANAGRRRKGAAGRSSPQ from the exons ATGCAACCATCCAGCAGACAGCAAGAAACAGGTCTTCACAAAGGGATTCCCACCATCGTCATCATGAACGTTGTCTTTGCTGTTTTCCTTTGCGCTGCCATCTTGCTCGGGACTGGCATTCAAG GAGTCCCAACCACTGGGAAGGGGCGTTGCATGTGCCCATCCACGGGTTCTAACGTCCACTGGAAACATTTGAGAAAAGTGGAAATATTCCCAGCAAGCTCTTCCTGCGATCGTGTGGAGATCAT TGCTACACTGAAGACCTCTGGAGAGAGGCAGTGCCTGGATCCAGATTCTAGAGCAGCGCAAGTCATGTTGGCAAGGATTGCACAAAACAG GGCTTCAGCAAATGCGggcaggagaagaaaaggagcgGCTGGCAGGAGCTCCCCGCAGTAG